The Montipora capricornis isolate CH-2021 chromosome 3, ASM3666992v2, whole genome shotgun sequence genome includes the window TGAAAATGAGGTATGGTAAAACGATTATTTTCTATTAAGAAAGTTGAACCTATTATTGTGTACACAATTAATCAAATGCATACATATTCACAGATACATCAACCTTTATCCTGTGGGGTAAGAACCCACTCACTCTTCAAAAACAGGGTGGTTCCGGGAAATACTGTGATGTAGCGCCTGGCTTACAGTATGACATGGGAAAGTAAAAAGTTAGCACTTTGTCAGAGTGCTCTGTCAGAGGTAACTCTACCTTTATCGGCATCTTCTAAAAAGCAAACTTTTTTTAATACTGTAGAAGACACTACATAATTCAGGATTGACTTTGTTGTGTTGATAACAAACCCAGTTTGGACCATTTTGATTGATAAGCCGACAAAGCTACCCTTTCATGAGCTACACTTTATATGGTCATCTTGACATTCTTATCAAATATTAATGTGTTGTTTTAAACAACGCAATAATACAGTACACATGCTACACCATTATCCCCTAACCAATTCTTTTGCACAACAAGTAGACCTACCACCTACCAAACTGATGATAAACATGACAATAAATAATGACTACATACCAGCAATTGCAAATTCCTAGAACGTCCAGCAGGCACATTTTTACGAATGAGGAATGCTTTAAAAAGAAGAATATGATCAAATTATTTTACGATGCATGTAGCATTGTGCCTGATGAGCAGTTCAAGCGCCAACACAACTGGGCTGGcttacattaattttgatttgCTGACATTTACGGAGGTTTTTTGATCAGTATTTACAGGATTAAAATTGTCACTTTAAAGGGACTTTGAAACAGTTTTAAGCAGAACTTGACAGTTTTTAAAGTCTGAGTTTTAATAGGtcgttaacccattgactcctgggagtgaggcttgacagattttactctctgACTatttaacgccagacgattttacttgtcaatgggtttTAAATCCTTTACTATACTCACCATACAAACAGCTACTGTTAACAAACCACCCAAAAAGTCACTAATACCAGTATTATACAGACTAATATCAAAAGGTGTCATTAGCTTTTTCCCATGGAAACCCACTGTGGACACAATATACAAGCCTACTTATAAATAAACCCAGGATAAAAATATTCGATCATTCAATCCACTTAAACAGTTGCTTCGTCAAAGGTGATGACAAGTTTACCTTCATCCATGCTCTTTAACAACCTTTCTGGAAGCTGCACTCGTTGAATATGAAAGCAACCAGATACCTGACCAGTTCCAGGGAAGGTAAGCCTTCCAGCACACTTTGTGGTGGTGACGAATcttttcaaaacttgctctctTTCAGGCTTTCCGATAAAATTGAGAGCTTCACTCACTTTAAAAGCAAAAACGTCTCCACATTTGTACTTTGACTTCATTGAAGTCTTAGCAAGGAAGAAGCTTTTTGCCTAAATGCAACGCCAAATAAGATTATAAATGTAAGCTAAACAGTCTCATAGACAAGACAATATTAAGAACGTTTAAAAATCGATGAGTAATCAGGGGGCataattgaaaagttaaaaacgttctctggttaaaagttttaaaaacacTGAGCTTTTGATTGCCAGTCTGCAATCTTTAAAAAGTGAGGTGTAAAAAGAGAaggtaaaaatatatatgtacaaaAAGGTgggaaaataacaaacaaatacaaaagaaatactTGTCATGGAtaagattacaataaaattgagTATTGTCTTGGCAGCTGCTTAGAAATATTGTCTGCCTGGCTAGTAATTGCAGTTTGCCAGGATTCCAGCATTTTTCTTATGCGTGAATTGCCTCTGTCCATGACGCGCGCATTCTCAAAATCAATAGTATGGCCTTCGAGCCATGCATGGCTGGCAACATTGGaaccacttttaaaaacatataACATATAACATAAACATATGTGTTGCTTTTTTCTAGTGTGTACACATCTACCCATTTCTCTGATGTAATTCCGTGTGCAGTCCACCCAGGGGATTTTATAGACTCACTTTTTAAAGATTGCAGACTGGCAATCGAAAGCTTGgtgtttttaaaacttttaatcACAGAACGTTTTTAACTTTGCAATTATGCCCCCTGGTTACTCATCGATTTTTAAACGTATCTGCCAAGAGCCTGGGCTGGAAGCCCTCAAACTGGCACGCATCATGGAAAAAACTTCTAACAAGCTTGAAGCACACCTTCGCCATCTTCCCTTCTCGCACAAAGCACTAAAACAACAATGCATTCCCAAATCGCTACGCTTTAAACCTCCTGGAAGCCATCCCATATTTAAACGGATCATGGAAAGGGCAAGTAAACACTATTTGAGAGCAAGAATTTCCATCTGTCATAGCCAATTCGATCGTTGAAGAATATTCTTGATAATTTTTCAACACGTTTTACAAACCTAGTTCGTGATGACATCTCGTCTGCGATGTCCCAATTTCTGAAGCATAGGGCTTACTCAGTCCACTCCACTATTGAAGCAAGATATGCTAACAAGTTTAACAACCTCAGTAAGGAAATCGAGGCGAGCCAACCTTCCACTATCAACAAAGAAAACTGGGTCATCAATATCTCAAAGAAACCACTTTCTATGGCTgaacgttccattcttgagaaAGGCCCGAAGTTTGCACCAACCCCGGGAAAAATTCCAACCAAAGATATAGTCGCTGAAGTTGAAGCATCCATTGTTCGTCTTCCAGAGGACACCAAGGATTCCATACGAACAGCAACGGCCTCAATCCTTCGTAGGACATGTTTATCACCACATAACAACATTTCAAAAGCTGAaaggaaaacattaaaaagCTTAAAGAAAGATGTCTCTCATGTTATAATGAAATCTGACAAAGGTAACTGTTTTGTGGTTATGGACAGAACTGATTACaatgaaaaaatggaaactttACTCAGCGATCACCAGACATACCAGTTGGTTCATAAACCTCAGTTTGCCAAGATCGAGAGGGATCTtaataagaaaggaaaaatcgaTGATTCTACATGTTACAAACTACGATCTACAGACGCCATTCCATCCGCCATACGAGGCTCAATCAAACACCATAAAGCAGGTCATCCTCTGTGGCCCATTGTGTCTTGCATTGGTTCTGCTTTATATAACACCTCTAAATTGCTGACGGACATCTTGACACCTATTCACAACCTTAATGACTGTTCTGTCTCTAACTCGATGGACTTTACCAAACAAGTCGCAAACCGAGAGATCCATAAGGATGAAGTAATGGCTTGGTTTGATGTCATTTCACTCTTTACTGCCATCCCGGTTGATAAGGCCTGTGATTACATCAGAAAAAAGCTAGACAAGGACACCACCGACAAAATCATCTCCCTCTTGGAATTCACCCTCTCTAACAACTGCTTTATGTTTAACGATTCTGTCTATAAACAGATACATGGATGTGCAATGGAGAGCCCAGTTAGCCCTGTTATAGCTAATCTTTGTAGGGAAGTGAATGAAGATAAATCGCCGCCTCGACAAGACTGCCAAAAGTCTGGAAACGTTACCTAGACGACAGTTTTGTCATAATCAAGGAACACTCTGTAAGTAAGTTCCATGACTCTCTCAACCCAGTTGACCCTAAGATATCTTTCACCATTGAAACTGAGAACAATGGCCAAATTTCCTTTCTAGACACCTTGATAACCAGGAAGAATGGTGCAGTTCGGTGTCTATTGAAAGCCCAAACACACTGACAGATATCTGGACTTTAACTCTCATCACGAGTTAAAACACAAAATAAGTACCGCCTGTACCCTTCTAAATCGGGCACTCAACCCCCCGAGCACCGCTGAAGGAGTAAGGAAAGAGCTGACCCAAGTTTCCAATGCGTTAAAATCAAATGGCTACCGATCAGCTACTATATCGAACATCTTGAAGAAGAATTCGACCTCTAAAGTCATCCTTTCCACTGAAGAGTTAGTGGGAATGTTGTTTAGGTGGACAGACCCACCAGACTCCCAAAATGGCTTTGCAGTtttatgttacatgtacatcaaaggTGTCACTGAACCACTTACAAGAATTCTCAACAACAACTGCATCCGAGCCACCACCAGACCGGTGAAGGCATGTTACTTTTACCATTGGCATGTATACTCTAGATAGTTTTGTCATGTACTTATACATGTACACTATGTCTTGTAAACTCCAAAAGGTTCTAATAGCCCACTTTtgctatatacatgtatcaataTAATTTCAGACATGACTGGGAGGGTTTATGGTTAAATTCTACAGGTGAGTTTGGTATTGTGATAGTTTTTCTAAGTCTTAAGGGGGATTTATACACAAAACAATATTATAATTTAGCCAAAAGCCCTTGTAG containing:
- the LOC138040241 gene encoding uncharacterized protein; amino-acid sequence: MSQFLKHRAYSVHSTIEARYANKFNNLSKEIEASQPSTINKENWVINISKKPLSMAERSILEKGPKFAPTPGKIPTKDIVAEVEASIVRLPEDTKDSIRTATASILRRTCLSPHNNISKAERKTLKSLKKDVSHVIMKSDKGNCFVVMDRTDYNEKMETLLSDHQTYQLVHKPQFAKIERDLNKKGKIDDSTCYKLRSTDAIPSAIRGSIKHHKAGHPLWPIVSCIGSALYNTSKLLTDILTPIHNLNDCSVSNSMDFTKQVANREIHKDEVMAWFDVISLFTAIPVDKACDYIRKKLDKDTTDKIISLLEFTLSNNCFMFNDSVYKQIHGCAMESPVSPVIANLCREVNEDKSPPRQDCQKSGNVT